One genomic segment of Macaca fascicularis isolate 582-1 chromosome 19, T2T-MFA8v1.1 includes these proteins:
- the CYP2F1 gene encoding cytochrome P450 2F1 isoform X6: MGKRSIEERILEEGSFLLAELRKTEGEPFDPTFVLSRSVSNIICSVLFGSRFDYDDERLLTVIRLINDNFQIMSSPWGELYNIFPSLLDWVPGPHQRIFQNFKRLRDLIAHSVHDHQASLDPRSPRDFIDCFLTKMAEEKDPLSHFHMDTLLMTTHNLLFGGTETVGTTLRHAFLALMKYPKVQARVQEEIDLVVGRTRLPTLEDRAAMPYTDAVIHEVQRFADIIPMNLPHRVIRDTAFSGFLIPKGTDIITLLNTVHYDPSQFLTPQEFNPEHFLDANQSFKKSPAFMPFSAGEGRKQSLSGPISTYIPHPNSTCQILSLLPSTHSQLWMYRDIHSSSQLCAYRAPSVPGRVAGAHGALSVPHRHPPELLAAAAGCARGHRPDPAQLRSRQFAAAFPAVPVPALTPQPFQIRL, translated from the exons GCGAGCCCTTTGACCCCACGTTTGTGCTGAGTCGCTCAGTGTCCAACATTATCTGTTCTGTGCTCTTCGGCAGCCGCTTCGACTACGATGATGAGCGTCTGCTCACCGTTATCCGCCTTATCAATGACAACTTCCAAATCATGAGCAGCCCCTGGGGCGAG TTGTACAACATCTTCCCGAGCCTCCTGGACTGGGTGCCCGGGCCGCACCAACGCATCTTCCAGAACTTCAAGCGCCTGAGAGACCTCATCGCCCACAGCGTCCACGACCACCAGGCCTCTCTAGACCCCAGATCTCCCCGGGACTTCATCGACTGCTTCCTCACCAAGATGGCAGAG GAGAAGGACCCGCTGAGCCACTTCCACATGGATACCCTGCTGATGACCACACATAACCTGCTCTTTGGCGGCACCGAGACGGTGGGCACCACGCTGCGCCACGCCTTCCTGGCACTCATGAAGTACCCGAAAGTTCAAG CCCGCGTGCAGGAGGAGATCGACCTCGTGGTGGGACGCACGCGGTTGCCGACGCTGGAGGACCGCGCGGCCATGCCTTACACAGATGCTGTGATCCACGAGGTGCAGCGCTTTGCAGACATCATCCCCATGAACTTGCCACACCGCGTCATTCGGGACACGGCCTTTAGCGGCTTCCTGATACCCAAG GGCACCGATATCATCACCCTCCTTAACACCGTCCACTACGACCCCAGCCAGTTCCTGACGCCCCAGGAGTTCAACCCTGAGCATTTTTTGGATGCCAATCAGTCCTTCAAGAAGAGCCCAGCCTTTATGCCCTTCTCAGCTGGTGAGGGCAGGAAGCAGAGTCTTTCTGGCCCAATTTCTACCTACATTCCTCATCCTAATTCCACCTGCCAAATCCTCtcactccttccttccacccATTCTCAGCTTTGGATGTACAGAGACATTCATTCCTCCTCTCAACTCTGCGCCTATAG GGCGCCGTCTGTGCCTGGGCGAGTCGCTGGCGCGCATGGAGCTCTTTCTGTACCTCACCGCCATCCTCCAGAGCTTCTCGCTGCAGCCGCTGGGTGCGCCCGAGGACATCGACCTGACCCCGCTCAGCTCAGGTCTCGGCAATTTGCCGCGGCCTTTCCAGCTGTGCCTGTGCCCGCACTAACACCCCAGCCCTTCCAGATTCGCCTGTGA